The Bacillus sp. NEB1478 genome contains the following window.
TTGTTGCATTCTGGATTCGCACAGTTAACGTATCGATCTTCTGTTTTACCGCAATAGTAACAAGACGAAATGACGGTATCTTCTTCTGTTTGATTGACTGGAACAGAAATTCTTTCATCAAAAACGTAACATTTCCCATCCCATAAACGGCCTTTCACTTCTGGGTCTTTTCCATAAGTAACGATTCCGCCTTCAAGCTGAGAAACATCTTTAAAACCTTCTTGCATAAGGAACCCAGAAAATTTTTCACATCTGATCCCACCAGTACAATAGGTTAATACTTTTTTATCTTTAAATTCACTTAAATTTTTACGAACCCATTCTGGGAAATCCCGCGATGCTTTTACATCTGGTTTGATGGCTCCACGGAAGTGGCCGATCTCATATTCGTAATCGTTCCGGCCGTCAATAACGATAACATCTTCATCTTGAAGTGCTTCGTAGAACTCCTTTGGCGACAGTCGTTTACCTGAAAGCTGATTCGGATTTACATCTTCCTCAAAACGCCATGTAACAAGTTCATTTTTATGCCGTACGAACATTTTTTTAAAGGTATGTTCTTCGACTTCATCTATTTTAAAAACGATATCTGCAAAACGCGGATCCGATTTAAGATGATCCATATATATTTCTGTTTGTTCGTATGTTCCTGAAACTGTTCCGTTAATTCCTTCAGGAGCTACAATAATTCTCCCTAAAAGACCTAGATCCTTACAAAACTTTAAATGTTCATTCGTAAAGTTTTCTGGATCATCAATCGGTACATACTTATAATACAAAAGTACTCTCATTTTCTCTGACATGATTAATCACCAACCTGCAACGTTAGTTATTTTATGACGCCAAATAAAAAACCACCGGTTCCAATTACCTAAACCCCGTGATCCCCGTGGTGAGTACCGGATTAACCGATAATCAATTATAAAATTGGAAGTGGCGCGCCCACCAGGATTCGAACCCAGAATACGAGAGCCGAAATCTCGTGTGATATCCATTTCACTATAGGCGCTTATTACGTCACGAATAATATCATAAACAATAATTCGTAATTTTACAAGTACTTTTTACAGCATTTTAATAAACGATCCTTAATTTACCAAATTAAGGGGTATGAGAGTTTTTTCTATACTTTCATATATCGTGATTAATGGCTCTTCAGGATGCCATTTAAATACCCCTTTTTCTCCGTTCAATATAGCTGGAATATGAAGTGTTGAAGTATAAGGGTCTTCAAACCAAACTCCATGAGATAATATATTGGCAATGAATATTTCTGCTTCTAGTTCCATATATTGAATTCTTTGTTCCCATTCAATTTTTTCTTGCGGGTTCAAATCGGTTTCGAGTTGTTGAAACGATTGATGCCATAAGTCAAACTCTCTTTGCAAGTTATGCAATGAATCCAATTCTTTAACAATAATAGGCAATAATTGATTTGCTTCTTCTAATGTATAACGCTTCATAACATGAGCTCCTTCACATTCTTGACAGTATTATAACAAATGAAGGATAAATTGCCCATAAAGAAAACTTGGCGGACACAATTTTTTTAAGCTTGTAATAGCCGCACTTATCATTTAAACCTAAAGGGCAGCAACCAGTTAAATGAAATGGATATTTTCGTAACCATTGTTTCTCTTTAAAATGGTTTATTTCCGTTTCAGAATATTCACTTTCCCAGGGGTGTGCGGTGTGCCTCTGTAGTAGATGGATGAAGATCCAAATTCGAGGAAGCATGAGTGCTTTCAATGATGTCTCTTTACGAAAATGACCTAATAGCAACAATCTTTTGGAAAATTGCTTTTAAATAAAGAGTAAAAATTGACAAAGGAAAACCTTTTGGTTTCACCAAAAGGTTAAATGGTAAGACATAGATCTTTTTTAGGACTTTTCAAATCTAAATAAAAATCTCTGACTGTATCATCTTCTAGCAATTCTGGAAAATCTCTTCTGTATTCAGAACTGATTAATATTTGTTCGACGAGATCTGAAGAACCTTTTCTTATAAGTAATTTTAGCGTTAACCATTTATTTCGTTTAGTCTTCAGATGAAATTTCGTAATAAACAGCATGATTCTATCATCGCTTGAAAATGCTTTTTCCTTTTCTTTTCGTAAATTAATATGAGAAACGGTTTTCATAGTGAAACACCCTCCTTTAATTTGCGAGCTCTTAATACCATTATTATTCAGTTTTTTCTGAAATATACTTGTCCATTTATAGAAATCTAGTTTTAATATGGACGGGTATTAATAGAACACCCTTCATTTGCTGAAAATCGTAACATTTGATTTAATAAATCTATGAAGCAAATACTAGGAGCTGTGTAAAATGAAAAAATTACAAAAAGAAATTGTCTTAGGTGATTTCCAATCAATACTCTCTAAATCAGGAACCTGGAAAATGGGAGGCTTTCCACTTCCAGATGGATCATTCCATGAGTTTAGAGAACCAGAAGCAGTTGTAATCGTTCGGAACAACGAGTTATACGTCAGAGTCAATCCATTTACAAAATCACACCCTTCTGTTCAGTTTTTGGATAATGCAAAACACATGTATTATTCAAATGAATCCATAAAGGTCCCTGATGAAGGTTCCATTACTTTCGAATGGAAAATGCGTGCTCGTCCAATTGGGACAAACCCAAATGACCTTTATGATGGTTTTGTTTCTGTAAATTTATTAGATTTCACTACAGGCGCTGCCCTTGATTTTTTTGCAGGTAATGATCAATTTGCAAGTGTCTATGCGGTTTTGCCGTTTCCAGGTGTTCAAGTGCCTGAAACAAAGGAAACAAGATATTTTTGTATCTTTAAAGAAGATTCATCCTTTCATCAAAGAGAATGGAACGTATATCAAATAACATACAATCGCAACCTTGATGAAGTGTTATTCCTAATAAATGGTGAAGTAGTCCGTAAAGAGAATAATGTTCCAATTAAATTTAATGAGTTTACAGTTGCTCTTGGTTTAATGACAGAAAAGGATTTATCACCTGACGGAAGTACTTCTCTGCATGGACAGGGCATCATTGGAGAATGGTCACCAATGAAAGTTACAATAGATAGTTGATAATGATGTGATTTATTACAAGGTCTGCACTATGCAGGCCTTTTTTTATTTATTCTATCAATAGTATGAAAATTCCTTTTTTTGCGACAGTTTTATATAATAAGTATTGAAATAATAAGAGAGGATGCGGCAAAATGAAACAAATTAATCAAATACGTACTAATGAATTGACACTAGATGAGTTAATTCTCCACTTTGAAAACGGTGAATTATCTTCTGTTGGACTCGTGAAAAACTATTTAGAACGCATAGCAGCCTTTGATAAAGCTGGCCCTTGTATTAATTCTGTACTGGAAGTAAACCCCGAAGCCTTATTTATTGCAAAAAAGATGGATCATGAACGCTCAAATGGTAAAATCAGAGGTCCATTGCATGGGGTGCCTGTGATTATTAAAGACAATATTGATTCAGCAGACCAAATGCACACAAGTGCAGGATCATTAGTCCTGGAAAATCACTACGCAGAAAAAGATGCATGGATTGTAAAAAAACTGAGAGATGCCGGTGCTGTAATACTTGGAAAGGCAAATATGACGGAATGGGCTAACTTTATGGCTTATGACATGCCTAATGGTTATAGCTCGAGAGGCGGTCAGGTACTTAATCCTTATGGTCCAGGAGTTCATGATGTAAGTGGTTCCAGTTCAGGTTCTGCAGCTTCTGTTGCATGTAACTTCACTATGCTGGCAG
Protein-coding sequences here:
- a CDS encoding rhodanese-related sulfurtransferase, giving the protein MSEKMRVLLYYKYVPIDDPENFTNEHLKFCKDLGLLGRIIVAPEGINGTVSGTYEQTEIYMDHLKSDPRFADIVFKIDEVEEHTFKKMFVRHKNELVTWRFEEDVNPNQLSGKRLSPKEFYEALQDEDVIVIDGRNDYEYEIGHFRGAIKPDVKASRDFPEWVRKNLSEFKDKKVLTYCTGGIRCEKFSGFLMQEGFKDVSQLEGGIVTYGKDPEVKGRLWDGKCYVFDERISVPVNQTEEDTVISSCYYCGKTEDRYVNCANPECNKQHVCCTDCEVKHKRSCSKECLEHPRNRYEEEKKEIQNA
- a CDS encoding DUF2203 family protein, which translates into the protein MKRYTLEEANQLLPIIVKELDSLHNLQREFDLWHQSFQQLETDLNPQEKIEWEQRIQYMELEAEIFIANILSHGVWFEDPYTSTLHIPAILNGEKGVFKWHPEEPLITIYESIEKTLIPLNLVN
- a CDS encoding DUF6081 family protein, producing MKKLQKEIVLGDFQSILSKSGTWKMGGFPLPDGSFHEFREPEAVVIVRNNELYVRVNPFTKSHPSVQFLDNAKHMYYSNESIKVPDEGSITFEWKMRARPIGTNPNDLYDGFVSVNLLDFTTGAALDFFAGNDQFASVYAVLPFPGVQVPETKETRYFCIFKEDSSFHQREWNVYQITYNRNLDEVLFLINGEVVRKENNVPIKFNEFTVALGLMTEKDLSPDGSTSLHGQGIIGEWSPMKVTIDS